In Paenibacillus guangzhouensis, a single window of DNA contains:
- a CDS encoding AAA family ATPase, translated as MKFVLIFGPQAVGKMTVGHELEKVTDLKLFHNHMTIELLAPYFGFSREMWGLANKFRQDIFEAAAASDMYGMIFTYVWGLDLQGDWDYVDKICKVFEDKGAEVYFVELEADLDERIERNKTPHRLEHKPTKRDIARSEQDLKQTMEQHRLNSFEGEINKENYIRINNTKITAREVAESIKNRFSL; from the coding sequence ATGAAATTTGTTTTGATATTTGGTCCCCAGGCAGTAGGTAAAATGACAGTGGGGCATGAACTGGAAAAGGTAACCGATTTAAAATTGTTTCACAACCATATGACGATTGAATTACTGGCTCCCTATTTTGGTTTTAGTCGTGAAATGTGGGGATTAGCGAATAAATTTCGTCAAGACATCTTTGAAGCGGCCGCTGCAAGTGATATGTATGGAATGATATTCACCTATGTATGGGGACTCGACTTGCAAGGAGATTGGGATTACGTTGATAAAATCTGTAAAGTATTTGAGGATAAGGGTGCCGAGGTCTATTTTGTTGAGCTTGAAGCTGATCTAGATGAGAGAATCGAGCGTAACAAGACACCCCATAGGCTTGAGCATAAACCAACTAAGAGAGATATCGCACGTTCTGAACAGGATCTGAAGCAGACAATGGAACAACATCGGTTGAACTCGTTTGAGGGGGAAATAAATAAAGAGAACTATATAAGAATAAACAATACGAAAATTACCGCTCGTGAAGTTGCCGAAAGCATCAAGAACAGATTCTCATTATAA
- a CDS encoding SDR family NAD(P)-dependent oxidoreductase, translating to MSFFEGKVCIVTGGGSGIGEVTAKRFASEGAIVVIADLNEDGAQRVVHEIIRHNGSAVAIQTDVSDDIAVQALVTDVGRQFGQIDVLFNNAATILPKPLEEVSEHEWTRVIDINLKSVYLMIKYTIPYLRTTHGSIVNMASLNGLIGQKQNAVYAATKGAIIAMTKALAIDYAPDKVRVNCICPAGVMTPLLEKWTMEQADPEQVRASLNEMHALGRPARAEEIADAVVFLASESSQFITGVALPVDGGASLGY from the coding sequence TTGTCTTTTTTTGAAGGGAAAGTGTGCATTGTAACGGGTGGCGGATCTGGCATCGGTGAAGTGACAGCCAAAAGATTCGCCTCCGAAGGTGCAATTGTGGTCATCGCAGACTTGAACGAAGATGGAGCTCAGAGGGTCGTTCATGAGATCATCCGTCATAACGGATCAGCAGTGGCTATACAGACGGACGTATCCGATGATATAGCGGTTCAAGCGCTTGTCACGGATGTTGGAAGGCAATTCGGTCAGATCGATGTCTTATTCAATAATGCCGCAACTATATTGCCTAAACCATTGGAAGAAGTATCGGAACACGAATGGACAAGGGTAATCGACATTAACCTGAAGAGCGTCTATCTGATGATTAAATATACGATTCCTTATTTAAGGACCACGCATGGGAGTATCGTCAATATGGCCTCGTTGAATGGGTTGATTGGTCAGAAGCAGAATGCCGTCTACGCTGCGACCAAAGGCGCCATTATTGCCATGACGAAAGCTCTAGCAATCGATTATGCCCCAGACAAGGTGCGGGTGAATTGTATCTGTCCCGCAGGCGTGATGACGCCGCTGCTTGAGAAATGGACGATGGAGCAGGCCGATCCTGAGCAGGTACGCGCCTCACTCAATGAGATGCATGCACTTGGCAGACCAGCACGTGCGGAGGAAATTGCCGATGCCGTCGTATTTCTGGCTTCAGAATCATCGCAATTCATAACAGGTGTTGCCTTGCCGGTCGATGGCGGCGCATCGTTAGGCTATTGA
- a CDS encoding GNAT family N-acetyltransferase translates to MKERQIMYQMRVNTTMLIERVTYFEQYNLNSLLDDSISEGYNMVQKLQDEYTDGSNKFNRFGESLFVAIIDEEVIGIGGLNIDPYLDLIDVGRVRHLYVLPRHRGSGVGKKLLGMIIEEAKEVFSYINFIYRKSNC, encoded by the coding sequence ATGAAAGAACGGCAAATCATGTATCAAATGCGGGTGAATACGACGATGCTTATTGAAAGAGTTACTTATTTTGAACAGTACAATTTGAATTCGTTGTTAGACGATAGCATATCTGAAGGATATAACATGGTTCAGAAATTACAGGATGAATACACGGATGGAAGTAACAAATTTAATAGATTCGGAGAATCTTTATTTGTAGCAATCATTGATGAGGAAGTCATTGGGATAGGTGGTTTGAATATTGATCCTTATCTTGATCTTATTGATGTAGGTCGAGTGAGACATTTATATGTTTTACCGAGACACAGAGGTAGTGGCGTAGGGAAGAAGCTACTAGGGATGATCATAGAGGAAGCAAAAGAAGTATTTTCGTACATTAACTTTATATACAGAAAATCCAATTGCTGA
- a CDS encoding alpha-L-fucosidase, producing the protein MKAVHPEAQWFDEARFGVFIHWGPYALREIEASWPLMPHSSQHLDVETYESLADEFHPTNYNPREWAQRAKEAGAKYVVLTAKHHDGFCLFDTATTDYCATKRGPQQDLIAPYVESMREAGLKVGLYFTTIDWHDPDFATIPISKGIQSPKPNTYDPARWWQFHQRFMEQLRELLTNYGRIDLIWFDVPGFGADRWRSSEVKQMMLNLQPHLVINDRLPDVGDYETPEQFVPTHPPDGWWETCMTMNHQWAYHSDASTYKSEVTLLDTLLEVASKGGNLLLNVGPRPDGTWPKEAIERLQRIGAWLGHSGDSIYGTKRVVEHYPPCYYGPMTRKGDTLYLHVREIPRFPVEVRELGGQVKTVKMVKTGEELPYKVEEIFGYMSGAEGNYSVNRIWINVPAELCDEWNTVIAVEFEQEPIWPVRK; encoded by the coding sequence ATGAAAGCAGTTCATCCCGAAGCCCAATGGTTCGATGAAGCTCGATTCGGCGTTTTTATTCATTGGGGTCCGTATGCTTTACGCGAAATTGAGGCTTCTTGGCCTTTAATGCCCCATAGCAGTCAGCATTTGGATGTTGAAACCTATGAAAGTCTGGCGGATGAGTTCCATCCTACGAACTATAATCCTAGAGAATGGGCACAGCGTGCGAAAGAAGCCGGTGCGAAATACGTGGTGCTCACTGCGAAGCATCATGATGGTTTCTGCCTCTTCGATACGGCAACGACCGACTATTGTGCGACGAAGAGAGGACCGCAGCAAGATTTGATCGCCCCTTATGTCGAGTCTATGAGAGAAGCGGGGTTAAAAGTAGGGCTTTATTTTACGACCATTGATTGGCATGACCCTGATTTCGCTACAATCCCGATTAGCAAGGGTATTCAATCGCCTAAGCCGAATACCTATGACCCTGCGAGATGGTGGCAATTTCACCAGCGCTTCATGGAACAGCTGCGAGAATTACTAACCAATTACGGTCGGATTGATCTAATCTGGTTCGATGTTCCGGGATTCGGTGCGGATCGCTGGCGCAGCAGTGAAGTGAAGCAAATGATGTTGAACTTGCAGCCGCATCTCGTCATTAACGATCGGTTGCCAGACGTGGGTGACTATGAGACGCCAGAACAATTCGTACCGACACATCCACCGGATGGATGGTGGGAGACTTGCATGACCATGAATCATCAATGGGCTTATCATTCCGATGCTTCGACCTATAAAAGCGAAGTCACCCTGCTAGATACATTGCTCGAAGTGGCAAGCAAAGGGGGGAACTTGCTGTTAAATGTAGGCCCTCGGCCGGATGGCACCTGGCCCAAAGAAGCGATTGAACGATTACAGCGAATCGGAGCGTGGCTTGGCCACTCAGGTGATAGTATCTATGGAACCAAACGCGTTGTAGAGCACTATCCTCCTTGTTATTATGGACCTATGACCCGCAAAGGGGATACTCTCTATTTGCATGTCAGAGAGATTCCGAGATTTCCTGTGGAAGTGCGTGAACTGGGAGGCCAAGTGAAGACCGTGAAGATGGTGAAGACGGGAGAAGAGCTGCCTTACAAAGTGGAAGAAATATTCGGATATATGAGCGGGGCAGAAGGAAACTACAGCGTGAATCGGATTTGGATCAATGTCCCCGCCGAACTTTGCGACGAATGGAACACGGTCATTGCTGTAGAATTTGAGCAAGAACCCATTTGGCCTGTGCGCAAATAG
- a CDS encoding carboxylesterase family protein — MAVYTVKANIQLNTTEGISGNMGNSIFTPYGRYHKSEGDTMSQTANKLEVEITKKVRMKYLLHIPNDYDKESSMKWPLILFLHGAGERGDDLELVKVHGIPMIAERDPSFPFITISPQCPEDSFWNAEQDGVMALVDEIIANYNVDPDRLYLTGLSMGGYGTWHLAAEYPGRFAAIAPICGGGNLNRVHELIGTPTWAFHGAKDDIIPIAEQQKMVDALRENGGNVSFTIYPESNHNSWTETYDNPELYSWFLGHSLTVRK, encoded by the coding sequence TTGGCAGTCTATACGGTTAAGGCTAATATTCAACTGAATACAACAGAAGGAATTTCGGGAAATATGGGGAATTCTATTTTTACCCCCTATGGGAGATATCACAAAAGTGAGGGAGATACAATGAGTCAAACCGCAAATAAATTGGAAGTAGAAATAACAAAAAAAGTGCGGATGAAATACCTCTTACATATACCAAATGATTATGATAAAGAATCCTCAATGAAGTGGCCTTTAATCTTATTTCTTCACGGGGCAGGTGAACGTGGAGACGATCTGGAGTTGGTCAAAGTACATGGAATTCCTATGATCGCAGAACGCGATCCTTCTTTCCCATTCATTACGATTTCCCCACAATGCCCGGAGGATTCATTCTGGAATGCTGAACAAGACGGAGTGATGGCATTAGTAGATGAGATCATTGCAAATTATAACGTAGATCCGGATCGGTTATACTTAACGGGGTTAAGCATGGGTGGTTATGGGACGTGGCACTTAGCAGCAGAATATCCAGGTAGGTTCGCGGCCATCGCTCCCATTTGTGGTGGAGGTAACCTTAACCGGGTACACGAACTCATAGGAACGCCCACCTGGGCATTTCATGGCGCGAAGGACGATATCATTCCTATCGCTGAACAACAAAAAATGGTAGACGCCCTTCGCGAAAACGGTGGAAATGTCTCTTTCACAATCTATCCTGAGTCGAATCACAACTCCTGGACAGAAACATACGATAATCCGGAATTATATAGCTGGTTTCTAGGTCATTCTTTAACGGTAAGGAAATGA
- a CDS encoding MarR family winged helix-turn-helix transcriptional regulator has translation MEQFSDQLLRLDQQLCFALYTCEKEMTKLYRPLLESLGLTYTQYITMLALWEKDEISVKALGQKLFLDSGTLTPLLKRLEASGLLRRERDVEDERVVIVYLTEQGIAMKQQACAIPLQIVNRTRLSSEDIVKLRDQLTKLTHILNQYTEEVQ, from the coding sequence ATGGAACAGTTTTCAGATCAATTGCTGCGATTAGATCAACAACTTTGCTTTGCTTTGTATACCTGTGAGAAAGAAATGACGAAGCTGTATCGTCCGCTGCTAGAAAGTCTTGGACTCACATATACCCAGTACATCACAATGCTAGCTTTATGGGAAAAAGATGAAATCTCGGTTAAAGCACTGGGTCAGAAGCTCTTTCTGGATTCAGGAACATTAACGCCATTGCTAAAAAGGCTTGAAGCCTCAGGACTACTTCGGCGTGAACGCGATGTGGAAGATGAGCGAGTTGTTATCGTGTATTTGACGGAACAAGGTATCGCTATGAAGCAGCAAGCTTGCGCGATCCCGCTTCAGATCGTCAATCGGACTCGGCTTTCGTCTGAAGATATTGTCAAACTCCGAGATCAGTTAACCAAATTAACACATATTTTGAATCAATATACCGAGGAGGTACAATAG
- a CDS encoding M42 family metallopeptidase has translation MLKALTDANGVPGHEDEVRDVMREHIAPYADEVTVDHLGSLIAKKTGTDPEGPKIMVAGHLDEIGFMVTRIDDKGFLYFQPLGGWWEQVMQAQRVTVMTRKGNIPGVIGSKPPHILSPEARKNPVDKKEMFIDIGAESKEQATEFGVRPGDSIVPVCEFTVMKNEKMLMAKAWDNRIGCAIAIDVLKQLKDVEHPNTVYGVGTVQEEVGLRGAKTAANVIQPDIGFSVDVGIAGDTPGVSEKDALAKMGKGPQILIYDGSMISHRRLRNFVTDTADELGIPYQFDYVAGGGTDAGAIHVTAGGVPSLAISIATRYIHTHAAILHREDFENAVKLITEVIKRLDKNTVKELTFGQG, from the coding sequence ATGTTAAAAGCTCTAACCGACGCCAACGGCGTACCTGGTCACGAAGACGAAGTGCGTGACGTTATGCGGGAGCACATTGCCCCTTATGCTGACGAAGTGACGGTTGATCATCTCGGCAGCTTGATCGCTAAAAAAACGGGCACGGACCCGGAAGGCCCTAAAATTATGGTTGCTGGACATTTAGATGAAATCGGTTTCATGGTGACGCGGATCGACGACAAAGGCTTCCTATACTTTCAACCGCTCGGCGGCTGGTGGGAGCAAGTGATGCAAGCGCAGCGGGTGACCGTCATGACGCGCAAAGGGAACATCCCAGGCGTGATCGGTTCGAAACCGCCGCATATTTTATCACCGGAAGCCCGCAAAAATCCAGTGGACAAAAAAGAGATGTTCATCGATATCGGTGCGGAAAGTAAAGAGCAAGCTACGGAGTTCGGCGTTCGCCCGGGCGACTCCATCGTACCGGTTTGCGAATTTACCGTGATGAAAAATGAAAAAATGCTGATGGCCAAAGCATGGGACAACCGCATCGGTTGTGCCATCGCGATCGATGTGCTGAAGCAATTGAAAGACGTCGAGCATCCGAATACCGTGTACGGCGTCGGTACCGTTCAAGAAGAAGTCGGCTTACGCGGAGCGAAAACGGCCGCAAATGTCATTCAACCGGATATCGGTTTCTCGGTTGACGTAGGGATCGCCGGCGATACGCCGGGTGTGAGTGAGAAGGACGCCTTGGCCAAAATGGGCAAAGGGCCGCAAATTCTCATTTATGACGGATCGATGATCTCGCATCGCCGCCTGCGCAACTTCGTTACCGACACAGCGGATGAGCTCGGCATACCTTATCAATTCGACTATGTCGCAGGAGGCGGCACCGACGCGGGCGCCATTCACGTGACAGCTGGCGGTGTACCGTCGCTTGCGATCTCGATTGCAACGCGATATATCCACACGCATGCCGCGATTCTCCACCGTGAGGATTTCGAAAATGCCGTGAAGCTGATCACCGAAGTAATCAAACGATTGGATAAAAACACAGTGAAGGAACTTACATTCGGTCAAGGGTAA
- a CDS encoding extracellular solute-binding protein, with amino-acid sequence MKSKTLRVALIDGPAYSPLYECLAQFSQRFGIQVDIGFKGTHPDLNRHVQESMENGLPSYDLISTHTKYAPSQARYLYALDQEFTAEELEDFSPALLDLARVQGKLMSVPRNFDARLLVYRRDRLEELGLSVPKTWEELADVAMRATEAGYTGFAFPGMESGLFGTFFELLISSGGQLFDEQLQPMFASVAGGEALHKLRQWYQCGWTPKELPTMHYDEVSECFRQGESTMITDWPGYFSLLSDPMSPVANVFDLALTPKSANGIRAVYCGSHSFAIPASSEHVEEALLLLKFMTSPGVQAIDAEQGHVPVRQSIMSRQKREAPPNSIAARRWSLLEETIATSVIIPPKFPQYPAAEDILWQALRRCIIGELSEQQALALASEQIQQLIRS; translated from the coding sequence ATGAAATCCAAGACGCTTCGTGTTGCGCTCATTGACGGCCCTGCCTATTCCCCGTTGTACGAATGCTTGGCGCAATTTAGTCAGAGGTTCGGGATCCAAGTGGATATTGGGTTCAAGGGAACACATCCTGACCTGAATCGTCATGTACAAGAATCTATGGAGAACGGCTTACCTTCCTATGATCTGATATCGACGCATACGAAATATGCTCCCTCGCAAGCACGTTATTTATATGCATTAGATCAGGAATTCACCGCAGAAGAGCTGGAGGATTTCTCTCCCGCTCTTCTGGATCTTGCTCGCGTGCAAGGTAAGTTGATGAGTGTTCCGCGTAATTTTGATGCGAGGTTACTCGTCTATCGACGGGATCGTCTGGAAGAGCTGGGATTGTCGGTTCCTAAGACATGGGAGGAGCTAGCCGATGTTGCGATGAGAGCAACGGAAGCGGGCTACACGGGCTTCGCGTTTCCAGGGATGGAATCCGGGTTATTCGGGACCTTCTTCGAATTGTTGATCAGCAGCGGTGGACAGCTATTCGATGAGCAATTACAGCCTATGTTCGCTAGTGTTGCGGGGGGTGAAGCCCTTCACAAGCTCAGACAATGGTATCAGTGCGGATGGACACCGAAAGAACTTCCAACCATGCACTATGATGAAGTATCCGAATGCTTTCGACAGGGGGAGAGTACGATGATTACGGATTGGCCAGGATATTTCAGCCTACTGTCCGATCCGATGTCACCCGTCGCTAACGTATTTGATCTTGCGTTGACCCCGAAATCGGCAAACGGCATTCGTGCGGTCTATTGCGGAAGTCATTCGTTCGCGATTCCAGCGTCCAGCGAACATGTGGAAGAGGCACTCTTGTTACTTAAATTTATGACTTCGCCAGGAGTGCAAGCTATTGATGCGGAGCAAGGTCATGTTCCAGTACGGCAATCGATCATGTCACGCCAGAAACGGGAGGCTCCTCCGAATTCCATTGCCGCTAGACGCTGGTCTCTACTTGAGGAGACGATTGCTACGAGCGTCATTATTCCGCCTAAGTTCCCGCAGTACCCTGCGGCTGAGGACATCCTATGGCAAGCGCTTCGTAGATGCATCATAGGTGAATTATCGGAACAACAAGCGTTAGCCCTTGCATCGGAGCAAATTCAACAGCTTATCCGTTCTTAG
- a CDS encoding MFS transporter: MNRPEKSTTVPSLLSNRFLQTILFSSVLLQIGIWVRNFAILLYVAYRTNNDPYAISLISVAEFAPIFVFSFIGGTFADRWRPKRTMIWCDLLSAVSVFVVLLTIHFGSWHSVYLVAFISAILSQFSQPSSMRLFKFHVPEEQLQQGMALFQSLMAIFMVLGPMLGTFVYSTFGLEISIAIMGVVFLLSALVLIRLPEDTMGSQTVAAKGQFRKDFIEGFRYVWQSQVLRMLGLAFILAGLAVGVAQALNLFIVTEQLGKSKEFLQYLLMVNGAAMLIGGGIVAAFAKRVPPQLLLAIGMLAGAICTVIVGYSTSVPVTLTVQFLNGLVFPCIHIGISTMILKWSHTSIVGRVNGVLNPMFVGMMVISMSFAGALKDSFSLSTIYSGAGLLFLIGALAMVPIMNQKAPDLAPSVQEI; the protein is encoded by the coding sequence TTGAATAGGCCTGAAAAAAGTACTACTGTACCAAGCCTTCTTAGCAATCGTTTTCTGCAGACGATTTTATTTTCAAGTGTGCTCTTGCAGATCGGCATTTGGGTACGTAATTTCGCAATTCTTCTGTATGTTGCTTATAGAACCAACAATGATCCCTATGCCATTTCGTTAATTAGTGTGGCAGAATTTGCGCCAATTTTTGTTTTTTCGTTCATCGGGGGCACATTTGCCGACCGCTGGCGGCCTAAGCGAACGATGATCTGGTGCGATTTATTATCCGCAGTATCGGTATTCGTCGTACTTCTGACCATACATTTCGGTTCTTGGCATTCCGTCTACCTTGTCGCATTTATCTCAGCTATTTTATCGCAGTTCTCGCAGCCTTCAAGCATGCGATTATTTAAGTTTCATGTGCCTGAAGAACAGCTTCAACAAGGGATGGCTCTATTCCAATCCCTGATGGCTATCTTCATGGTACTTGGTCCAATGCTTGGAACCTTCGTATACAGCACATTCGGCCTTGAGATATCGATTGCTATCATGGGCGTCGTGTTTCTGCTATCTGCTCTCGTCCTTATTCGTCTGCCTGAGGATACTATGGGATCTCAAACGGTCGCAGCAAAAGGGCAATTCCGTAAGGATTTCATAGAAGGTTTTCGTTATGTTTGGCAAAGCCAAGTGTTGCGTATGCTCGGACTCGCGTTTATTCTTGCAGGACTCGCTGTTGGCGTAGCCCAAGCTCTCAACCTGTTCATCGTAACAGAGCAGCTAGGCAAGAGTAAAGAATTCCTGCAATACCTGCTGATGGTGAATGGCGCAGCCATGCTGATCGGTGGCGGAATCGTTGCGGCCTTTGCGAAGCGGGTTCCACCACAGCTTCTTCTTGCAATCGGTATGCTGGCAGGCGCAATCTGCACGGTGATTGTCGGGTATTCGACGAGCGTTCCTGTCACGCTGACCGTTCAATTTCTAAATGGGCTTGTTTTCCCTTGTATTCATATCGGGATCAGCACAATGATTCTGAAATGGTCCCATACTTCCATTGTTGGCCGGGTAAATGGGGTTCTAAATCCGATGTTCGTTGGCATGATGGTCATTTCCATGTCTTTCGCAGGCGCGTTAAAGGATTCGTTCTCGCTAAGTACGATCTATAGCGGAGCAGGGTTGTTATTTCTAATTGGCGCACTCGCCATGGTACCGATCATGAACCAAAAGGCGCCGGATCTCGCACCTTCTGTACAAGAGATATAA
- a CDS encoding glutathione peroxidase — MSIYNIPLETIQGRDAKTSDYEGKVLIIVNIASKCGFTPQYEGLEALYKKYQAQGLEILGFPSNQFAGQEPGDNAEVESFCQINYGVTFPLFAKTDVKGSAAHPLYKELIQAAPFQGFNTADAAGARFQAMFEQGMPQELTTDDVKWNFTKFLVDRQGQVVRRYESYETPASMTADIEKLL, encoded by the coding sequence ATGTCAATCTACAATATCCCATTGGAAACGATTCAGGGTCGCGATGCCAAAACATCTGACTACGAAGGTAAAGTGCTCATAATCGTAAATATTGCAAGTAAGTGCGGTTTTACGCCGCAATACGAAGGTCTAGAAGCTCTTTACAAGAAATATCAAGCTCAAGGTTTGGAAATTCTAGGTTTCCCGAGCAATCAATTCGCAGGTCAAGAACCTGGAGATAATGCGGAAGTAGAATCCTTCTGTCAAATCAATTACGGCGTCACCTTCCCCCTATTCGCGAAGACCGATGTAAAAGGAAGCGCTGCACACCCCCTATATAAAGAATTAATTCAAGCTGCACCTTTCCAAGGGTTTAATACGGCCGATGCAGCCGGTGCGAGATTTCAGGCGATGTTCGAGCAAGGAATGCCTCAAGAATTAACAACCGATGATGTAAAATGGAATTTCACGAAGTTTTTAGTGGATCGGCAGGGTCAAGTTGTACGTCGTTATGAGTCCTATGAGACGCCTGCAAGTATGACTGCTGATATTGAGAAATTGCTCTAA
- a CDS encoding mandelate racemase/muconate lactonizing enzyme family protein, with the protein MKITKAESFILHVPITPPITDAINVATHWGVTGMRIYTDEGITGYGYTGTCAQGDEMIAATIDRYYAKKLIGKDPFMVKQIWDELRYGEMHWIGRAGVTHMALAAVDIALWDIMAKASNRPLWQLLGGHKSQKIKAYNTNGGWLNWSQERLIADMSSILEEGFTAVKMKVGKPDPREDFARVQAVRRAIGDQVGLMIDVNQQWNITTAMTWGKKLEQFDLLWLEEPLNPDDIMNHRKLADELNVPIALGEHVYSKYAFRDYIHQGAVEYVQVDVTRVAGITEWLQVAGLAAAYDLPICPHVGDMGQIHQHLVASTPNAFLLEYIPWIRHIFVEPATVKDGFYVLPQMPGASTEIIPRYFNEYRVQ; encoded by the coding sequence ATGAAGATCACAAAGGCAGAGAGTTTTATTTTGCACGTTCCAATTACCCCGCCGATCACAGATGCGATTAATGTAGCTACGCATTGGGGCGTGACAGGCATGCGCATATACACCGATGAGGGAATAACGGGTTACGGGTATACGGGCACATGCGCACAAGGAGACGAGATGATTGCAGCGACCATCGATCGCTATTATGCTAAGAAGCTGATCGGCAAGGATCCGTTCATGGTGAAGCAGATTTGGGATGAACTGCGATATGGGGAGATGCATTGGATTGGTCGTGCAGGGGTCACGCATATGGCCTTAGCCGCAGTAGACATTGCGTTATGGGATATCATGGCGAAAGCTTCGAACAGACCGCTTTGGCAGCTGCTCGGCGGACATAAATCCCAGAAGATTAAAGCCTATAATACGAATGGCGGTTGGTTGAATTGGAGTCAGGAACGGCTTATTGCTGATATGAGCAGCATTCTTGAGGAGGGATTTACCGCAGTCAAGATGAAGGTCGGCAAGCCAGATCCACGTGAGGACTTCGCAAGGGTACAGGCGGTACGTAGGGCGATCGGGGATCAAGTCGGGTTGATGATTGACGTGAACCAACAATGGAATATCACGACAGCGATGACGTGGGGCAAGAAATTGGAGCAGTTCGACCTGCTCTGGCTCGAGGAACCGCTGAATCCAGATGATATTATGAATCACCGGAAATTAGCAGATGAGCTGAACGTACCGATTGCACTTGGTGAGCATGTGTATTCCAAATATGCGTTTCGTGATTATATCCATCAGGGTGCAGTCGAATATGTGCAGGTGGATGTTACGCGTGTCGCGGGTATAACGGAATGGCTGCAAGTCGCGGGGCTAGCTGCCGCATACGATTTACCAATATGTCCACATGTCGGCGATATGGGGCAAATTCATCAACATCTGGTTGCATCCACGCCAAATGCGTTTCTGTTAGAGTATATTCCTTGGATTCGCCATATTTTCGTAGAGCCAGCAACGGTAAAGGACGGGTTCTATGTGCTGCCGCAGATGCCAGGAGCATCGACCGAAATCATTCCACGTTATTTTAATGAATACCGAGTTCAGTAG
- a CDS encoding stalk domain-containing protein: MKKAFFVVFLSIFLFISSSTIYAAAIQIKVDGVVITSDVKPENKNKRTMVPLRVISENLGASVEWSNSKVILAKSGMKVILTLNSSTAEKNGKKMILDVKPYLKNNRIFVPLRFIAETFGCSINYSNDAVTVDTKPLLIDNVPIKAMQQEYHMTMGGVVSQVHGNAYNEAIYLIFEENKGEKVEAPENYSWHLTIDTLGSYYKNAQYDFLDQKGNSFVRYDVYSLIRTFPSELLKGYPENLIHDVSKDEWLLFSDTASESLNRLIDTATKNGFLTIISNTVV, from the coding sequence GTGAAAAAAGCATTTTTTGTTGTTTTTCTATCCATCTTTCTATTTATTTCATCGTCTACGATTTATGCAGCCGCAATTCAAATCAAAGTTGATGGTGTTGTGATTACATCCGATGTGAAGCCCGAAAATAAGAACAAACGTACAATGGTACCTCTACGTGTGATTAGTGAAAATTTGGGAGCTAGCGTCGAATGGTCCAATTCCAAGGTTATTCTCGCTAAAAGCGGTATGAAAGTCATATTAACACTGAACAGTAGTACAGCGGAGAAGAACGGTAAAAAGATGATACTTGATGTAAAACCATACCTAAAAAATAATCGAATATTTGTACCACTTCGATTTATCGCAGAGACGTTTGGATGTAGTATCAATTACAGCAACGATGCAGTGACTGTCGATACTAAACCATTGTTGATAGATAATGTACCGATAAAAGCAATGCAACAAGAATACCACATGACGATGGGCGGTGTTGTTTCGCAAGTTCATGGTAATGCATATAACGAAGCAATCTATCTTATTTTTGAAGAAAACAAAGGTGAAAAAGTTGAAGCACCTGAAAACTACTCTTGGCACCTAACCATAGATACACTTGGGTCTTATTATAAAAATGCGCAATATGATTTTCTAGACCAAAAAGGGAACAGCTTCGTTCGTTATGATGTTTATTCTTTAATACGTACTTTTCCGTCTGAACTTTTAAAAGGATACCCAGAGAATTTGATTCATGACGTATCTAAAGATGAGTGGCTTTTGTTTAGCGATACAGCAAGTGAATCCTTAAATCGGTTAATTGATACCGCTACAAAGAACGGATTTCTGACGATTATAAGTAATACGGTTGTATAA